The genomic segment TATTCCTCACCCCTTCGGGCAACAGCCAACCACTTTGGGGCATGCTTTAGCTCTGGTTAGATGGGAATGACTCAGGAGTAAGTGCTGGTGGCAAAGGGAATGGTACATTAGCATCTTAGAAGCCAGTGGACTCTCTCAAGGTGGCTTTTGCCTTGGTTGTTGGGACTTGTTGAATGGGATCAGGATTAATGCAGATGTACTGTCTCCCTGACAGGAGCACCTTACATTTCATGATCTGATTACATTTTGTCTCCCCCTGGATGTGGTATCTGTAGGCAGGGCTGCCTTTCACCTCTCAGGGGCCCCATCGGGCATTGGTGAGTCACATAGTCATTGGAATCCTGGTTCGATCATGTACTTGCTGTGTGAGTTCAGGCACGTTtctcacctttctgagcctcagtttcctcgcctgTGAAATGGGGGCATTTGTATAGCTAAcccacagggctgttgtgagaatgaACAGGGCCCAGCATATAGTGGGTGCTAAATTATAAATTGCTCATTGTCAATGCCTGGCATGTGCCAAGTGCTCAATACATTTTGTGGAATGAAAGCTCTGGAGTAAGAAAACGTCACATAAATAATTTCATATTAAGAGCTGTGCGTTGCCCCCAGGAGGGACACAGCCAtcatcttggaacacctgtgagaCAGGCAAGCGAGCTAAGTCCTGAATCTAACTCCTTGCTCCTGAACCTGTTTTAATGTCTTGCTCTCAGATGGAAAACATGTCAAGCTATTAACTTGATAAGAATAGGTATAGCACCTGATCTTGGCCTGAAGCTTGGCGCATTTGCTTCCCGTCCTAGGCACTGGCTGTCTTCTAGCTCCTGCAAATGGGGCTCCCCCATCCCTCTAGAGCCATGTATGGGCCCTGTgctctcctcacccccacccctggcgCTTTGTTGTAACCATCTCTGCGATTTGTGGAAAGCAGCCTTAGAATCAGGTGAGCCAAGGTAGAAGATAAAACAGAGATCTCAGGATTTAGCCAGATGCAAAACATACCTTAAGTTCACATGCCCCAAAGGTGAGACCAGCAAGAACTGCCTTGGTTCACAATTACCCATGTAATTGTACAGATTGGAAAAGTTGAAACAAGCAGCTCACGGTCCTGGAAGAGAGAGGATTTGAGGAGAAGAGAGTAGAACACCTCAAGTGGAGGACCTTGGTGCTTGCATGGCCGCAATTGGCCGGTGGCTGGAGGCAGGTTGGTAGAGGGAGCGGGTTCCGAGGGGCTGGCAGGAGCATCTGCTGGACAAGGCCTAGGAAAGTGCCGCCCCAGGGATCTCCTTGCTTTCTGTAATTCCAAGCAACCGTCAgcattttatttgctttccttAGACCTGACTCTGGCATGAAGAAATAATGGTGACCTTGAGACCCTGCCCTCACTCTGTCTGCCTTTATCTTGTGCAGACTGATGTAATGCAGATCGAATGTGTCATCCACCTTCTGGCAACCCAGGCCCTCTCTGAGCCGGGTGTGGGGGAAACAGAGAGTGTTTACTGTCTTCTAAACTATGGGAGGTGATGGGGAGGGCTGGTCCTCTTGTCCTCACCTCTACTTTTGCTCCTTGAGCATCTTGTCCAGGCAGCCCAGATTCAGCTGAGTGACCCTGAACAAGTTAAACTACTAATAAATCAATGCCAGGAAATTGGTGTGTTTAGCTGAAGTGAGCAGCAGACCTAGGCCAAAGTGGTGTTTTACTCCCAAGGGCTCTGTTAACAGTGCCTCCATGAAATCGGAGTGAAAGTTAGGTGTCAGGATCCAATGAGCTGGCTGATGGTCCTTGGCTATGTGGCTGTGAGCAAATGTCTTAACCTTTCTTAGCATtccttttctcatctataaaatggggataataattccTGCCACACCTAATGCACAATATTCTTATGAGACTTACATCTGGGCAAATCTACAACACATGGTATCAAATGGTAGAAAGTACATGGCTTCTCCCATATTTCCCTCAGTGGTTGTGAGGTTTCCCAGAGTGGTTAATGCAATAATGAGCACATAACAGACACTCAATAAATCATTATAAATAATTCTCGTTGTTATTTGAAAGAATGCTGTATGTGCCACTGTGATCTTAGACAACAGAGCCATGTAAAttcttattttcatcttttattgaTCTGCTGGCAGGTAGGGTTAACAGGCAGTCACACACGGCCATCTGTCCCAGGCCAGTATCTCCCATTCAGTAATACCCCTGCTGTCCTCCTTGCATTGGGTGACTCCCCAATTCAGACCAACACAGTCTCTTCCTCAAACATCATTTTCATCAAATTGTCCCTCTTGAAGCACAATATCTTTTATGGGCATGTGACTTCAGCATCGCCTGTCTGGTCTTTGAAGCAACCTCCTTCTCTGCCCTAAGTATCAGCTATCTCTTCTCCATACCTCTGCTTATTCCTTGAGCCATCACTGCTGGATGGAACAcctttgtctcttctttttttcagaCTCAACCCTTCCTCAAAGTCCATATCAGCTCCTTCCTTGAAGGAAACTCCCTCTGACTTCCCCACCCTACAGATCACTCAGCTTGTATGGGCTCAGGTTGTATGGCTCAGCTCTAATTTTGCTTTTGCCTAAACATGACTTTCTAAACATTCTTTGAGCCATGTAGCAAGGGTcagcttctctgtttcttttggaTTCCTAGCCAGCACTTAGTGGGATGTGCCGTACAGAGGAGGCACTCCGGGGAGGCTGTCCTTGACCATGAGGCCCTCACATCATCATTTACCTCCGTAGGCTCCTCTTTAGCAGCAGAAGCTCCCTGAGGAGTGGTGCTGTCCTTCAGTGAAGCATTCTGTGTCAGGTGCCAGGGTCAGTCCCTACCTCCCACCACACCCAGGGAAAGCTTTCAGCTGGTGCCTGCAAGGAGCAAACCCTGCATGATTCACAGCTTCCCTCACATATAATAACTCTTGTTCTTCAATTTGGCAGAGACcatgcagccaaaaaaaaaaaaaacccattcaaGGGGTACATCAGAGCCTTGGGTCAGTGTCTCTGCAGGAAACTGAGATTTTCCTCCTagtttctctctctgtgtatacCTGTAGACAAATGCCCCGGCTGTCTCCCCTGCACACCCATCTCCAACTGTGGTTTGGTTCTAGGAGGTTTGGTTCTCCCTGGGAGGTCCGGAATCTAAGACATCTGACCTGATGTTATGTTGTCACTGGTGGGCAGGTGCCCTTAGGAAGAAACAGCAATGCTGAGCTTGCTTCAACATGCAGATCTGCTCCCaagtctctcttctctcctttgggtCTGTTCACTCGGCATTTGCATATGTGCTTGGCACTGGGGACATACAATAGGTAAGATCCTGTCTGCCCTAGAGTCTCACAATCTAGTGGAACTTCCTTCCCCACTGCGAGGAGGCCTGTTAAAGGGCCCTTGGATTTCTGCTCTTCTCTCTTGCTCCCCTAAATGTTTGGGGTTAAAGATCACCTTGggaatattttgaattctgtggaTTCTGTCCCCAGAAAAAATGCACACGTGTCCAATAATTTGCATAAAGCCCCAGGGGCTTTACAGACCCCATGAAGCCCATCCACAGACCCCACAGACCCTAGGTAAGGAACActtctgctcttaaaaaaaatcaacaaggatGAGGAGAGGAGAAACAAcctaaaagcagaaaacaaaacagaatacaaatagaaaagaatgaacctaactctctttcaaataaataatattacCACACTGAAAGgagagtaaacaaacaaacaaacaaaaactaacaaaTATTGAATTATTTTCTCTGGCCAAATTGTGACTGTGCAGGAACTGACCTCTTAATGGTGGCAGGGTACTGGATCCTCACGGTGCCACATACCCTACCTGGCTTtccagagaggccctgggcctgGGGATACTTGCAGAAGCCCACAGTTCTCATGGGTATGGTGAGCGCCATGGAAGTGAGGCTTGGTTCCCCTCCCAGGTATCTAGTCTCTGGCACTCCAGACTGTTGACCCCATCACACTGTTTGGCCTCTGTCTCCTCTAGTGATTGGGCCAAGAGACCTGCAGAATCTAACGCCCTGTCCAGATTCCTAATGAACTGTCCTCCAGTAGCTAGAGCACAGTTGGAGGCTGGAAGGTCACTTTGTATTCTTTTCTCATCATCTGTGAACAGCATTAGAGCCGAGGGGAGTCTTTAGTACCACCATTCTTTCAGAAATTAACCCCATCCTATTCTTGAAAAATGTGCCTCATTGCACAGTGTCTACCATGGTCCGGGTGCTGTGCAGGCAGGAGCTCTGGAAAGCCGcctgcagggctggggtctgCTGAGGCCTCCCTTTGTTCTCGTGCTCTGTCCACGCTGGGAGGCAGCTCTTCTCCTATATGTTTACAAGCAAACCATCTGCAGTGACCTCTACACTGATTTCATCATGCTCTTTTTACTCTATGGGCGATTCAAACTCCAGTGACCACTGTTTGGCACTATTAACATCTCTCTCTCCCATCACTAAGTCGCAGGGGCAGCAGAGCTTACTTAAGCCTTAGAACAGGAGACCCTGCTGTTTTCTTGACAGTTTGTTTCAAGTGCATTCAGACACGATTCTCCATAGATGCTTGAAGGGCTGTCAGGTGGAAGGAGAACAAGATTTACTCTGTAACTGAATCCTGCTGCTTCTACAACCTAACCTCCCTCCAGTCAGCACTTTTCTCCGTCTCCCTCGCCGCAGTCCTTGCACGGACCTCCTCACCAGTCGGCTGCCTGTCCAGTCTTGCTCCTCTAATCCTTTCTCCGAGAGCCTGTGATCTGTTTCAGTTGTAAATCTCATCACACCACACCTCTGCTGAAAACCCTGTAATGCTTCTGCACTGCCTTCAGGATAAACTCTAAACTCCTTAGCATTGCTTTTAAGACCCAGCCCCCGCTTAGCTCTCCAGCTGTGTGCCTGGCCCAGACAGTGTCAGCCCCACCGAACCCCTTGCATACTGAACCCCAAACACTCCTCATTCTCTTGCCTCCAGATCTTCACTGAGAACATTTCCACTCCCCGCTTCATGTGGTTAGCTCACCTGCCTTCTAGGTGTGACTTCCTCCAAAAACCATCATCCAAGTCCAGGCTGGGCATTCTTCGCCCCTCCAAACGAGTACCTAGGTTTACCCTACACATTTCTTGTCATTATCTTGCAATTGCCTGTTTACATGTACCTTCCTCTCCAGGCAAGCTCCTTGGGGCCTGGGATGGTTTATTTACCATGTCCCCAGCACCAGTACCTGACAGAGGCACTCAGTAGTTAATCCCTGAATGACTGCAAACACAGCCTAAGTGGCTGCCGGGCAGGGAGCTCCCTCAGGAGATGGTGGGTGGAGGGCATGGCCTCCGCTTGTTTCCTGTCTGCAGGAAAGCACAATTAGGTTCACTCCCCGGGACAGAAGATCCGGATTGGAGTCCCACTTCTGCACTTACTGTGAGACTTTGAGCAAGTcacagcctctctgagcttccctTACTTTGAAATTGAGGTGATACCTGCACTGCCAACTTAAGATTTTGTGAGGACAAACTGAGATCCCATGTGTTAAAGTACTTTGTAAAAGCCTTAAAATCCAGTGAAAGATATTGTTATTTACCACGTAATATTCAGTACTTGCAGCTTCCCTAATTTTAGCTTTACATCTACATTAGAAAACCAAGTACCACAAGGAAAGTTTTGTTGCGGCAGGCAGAGCTGAGAATTAGAGCAGAGAGAGCTACCTCTTCTGTGCCATGCCACTGCCCTAGAGAAAAGGCAACAGCAGGGATCAGGAGCACCTGTTTAGCTAGGATCTGTCAAAGGCCTATTGTTCCTGCCATCAGAGAGATTCCTTATAGCCTATTACTAAAAAAGAGGGAGTCAAGCCCCAAAGTCTTAAATCCCCACAAAAGCAGCAGAAACAAACACTGCAGACATACAGCAGTAAACCTTCCCCTTAGGCCCCTTGATTTATGCTCAAAGTCAAGGACAGTTGACAGCGTTTCACTTCCCCTTTGGCAAGACAAACCCAATGAAATGATTCAATTTAAAGGCTTTTATTAGGAACCCGGGGGAATGAGCTGCGTGTCCCTCTGTAACAGTCTAGAGCAGGTCATCAGGCCCGAGATGGACAGTGTCAAGAGATGCCGTGGTGCGATTTGCTGCACTTGTTTAGGGCCCGGAAGGGAAGGCGGCGGCGAGGGAGGGCGGCAGGAACTGGTGTTAGCCAGAACACCAGGAGCCTGCGGAGGGCCCTCTGCCTTCCTTCCAACTCCATTCATGGCTGGAGCATGCCAGGAGACAGAGAACGTGGCTGCACTGGGCAGGGCGCAGCAGTGCTGGCTGGACCCCCGGCTTCATGCGGCGCTGCTTCACTTGCCTGCTCTCCACTCTTCTTGCCGTTTAGTGATTAGGTATTTGAAGAACTCATACACAGACCATGCGATGGCTGTGGAGGGGATCTGGTAAATTACTCTAGCCTGCACCCCTCGGAAGTAGGCGGTCACCCCGCCTACTTGATACACCGTCCTGAAGGCACTAGCCATGCCTGTGATATGTCCTGTAACGTTTGAGTTCAAAGCCAGAGATTCCTGGGTATTGAGCAGTGTTTTGCAAACGTCCAGTGGGGTGGTGGCCGCGGCAGCTACAGCTCCGGCACAGGCTCCGGAGAGGACGTGGGAGCTGGGGTTGTACCGTCTCTGGGGGTTAAAGTGCTCCTGCAGGAATTCGTAGGTCATGAAGTGAATGGCTTGGAAGGGAACGTTCATGGTCAGCTGGGTGGTGTAGCTGCGGTAAAAGGCCCCGGCCCCTTCATTTTGCCACACTGCCCGTACACAGTCTGTCACCCGGTGGTACGGCGAGTTGTACATCTGCATCCTCTGCTTGACCACTGTGGTGCCATCAGTGAGAAGGAAGACAATGGTGACAGCAGTCAACGGGTGAGCAGGAGTGTCCAGATTCAGCGTCCCAAGTTAGCGGATCAGCCAatggaatgagagagaaaaaagtatGAGTGAGTTGTCTTTTAGCCTGATGAGTACAGGCTTCCCTTTTTtgagaggaggggacaggagagggTTGATAAAGGGTTAAAAAACAATGGCCCCACTTCCAGTAGGATTCCTTTAAAACTGGCCAATTAATATACAGGATGTATCTACATTTAGACTCCTGAGGGTCTCCTTGATCTAAGTACCCACCTGTAATTATTACCATCTTGCTCTTTCATAACTCTTAGGAAATGACTCAGTGACAGTGAACATAATAATGAACACACAGCCCTAACAATCCCAATCCTCAGCAGAACACTGAACCCTTACATGAGGCTGTTGTCCTCCATCAGGAAGAGAAGGGctaccaaaaagaaaacagaattcttaGCCAAGAGGAGTGTGGCTTTAGCTCTCAAACATCTCCTATGTCCTCAAGTAGATAACATGGTATGAGCTCTGGATCCTTGAGCTTTGGCCCTTCCCATGCCATGGCCTTGCCCAGACCAGTAAAGTAATGGAACTTTAAGGAACGTGGCAACTATGCTATCTTTTCATATTTGGTTGGGTACCTCATTCTCCAACTGAAAAGCCAAGATCCAAGCAGCAGTGCAGGGCCTAAGCTCTACCAATGTCCCCTTTCATTCCTGTCTCAAGCATTCTTCATTCCAACAAGAAAGGCAGTATTTTCAAATGTCAAAATCCATCTTCACCTCTTTGAAGAAAAGTTTAATAATCTGCTAAATTTTTTAGACCAAAGCCACGACAAAGGGGACTTCCAGGAAGGCCCAGGAACAGGCCACACAGAGACATACGTTTTTCAAGGGAAGCCCCAGAGATGAATTAACTCTCAATGAACATGCTTCCTGTCTAAGGGAATCCTCCCAAGCACCGACAACATGGAGGGAGCGCCCTCTAGTGGTGAGACAATATAACATGCCAGGATTTCCCACCCAAACTGACCGGGTGCTCCCTGGCTTACTTCTGCAAaccagaaataaaggaaaagccCAGAGATGCAGATGCAGCTGCCCACAGAGGGAAAGGATGAGGAATCACTACCTTCCGCTGGATTCATGGCTGCGTCATGAAGTAATGTTGCCACACACCCGGCCGCTCCTGCAAAGAAGAAAACAACTGCCACATGTAAGGCCAGGAGAGGGCGACTGAGTCACTGAGGCCCAAGCGAGGAGGGAAGTGGCTGTCCCATGGCAGGGGGAGGGAACGTTAAGAGCCAGTTTAAAAGATGAGAGCCTATTGCTCCTAAACTCCTGTTCAGAGAACTGAAGAGATTTGTTCTAACTTAGTAAGGCCATCCGTCTACCTTCCACAAATACGACAGGAAGGCCAGGAAGAGGCCGAGTAAACAGCCCAGGTTTTATCAAGGGAGGTGGCTCTGAGAGTAAGTGCAGCTCGTGCTCCAGATGGGAAGCAGACACCCTGTGGCCAAGGGATGCCAGCACATCAACTGCCTCCAGTGGAGGCAGAGCACGAGGGGCAGGTCAGATCTTCACCAGAATCTCACCTTTTGTCTTGCTGCCCAAAACCTCCAAATCCTAACATCTGTCCTTCCAGACCTTTTCCTCAGGTCCTGAATGACTATATCCCTTACCCTCTCCACGTTCACTTTGGTTTTCAGACAACCTGAATCTCCAGGCTGCTATCCCTTCCCTTAATTCCACACAACCTCCAACCCTCTGGTTTCCTTGTACTGAGGTCCCTtggccccccacccccttcactGCTTGAGGCCTTGTTATGTCCTCAATGACAAAAACTGCCTCTGCTCAGTTGGGATCCTGAAAAGGTGAGGTGCAGAGCTGAGGCTCCATTAATGTCTTCCTTAGGCAGCTGGGTCACCTCCAGTCCTGCTGAAGAGCAGGATACCACCCAATTAGCAAGAAATATACAACGGGGGCAGTTCAGTGTGTCCCCACGTTACCAGGGCAGAAGTTGATGCCAAGGAGAAGCTGAGAGGAAAGAGTCAAGCTGGTATGTAAGGGAGGATATTGTAACCTTTTGCTGAGGTGCCCCAAAGAAGGGGTGGGGTTGAAGCAGCCCATTGTCTGAGAACATCAGGTTTGGAAGGCCCTCCCCTATGATCTGGCCTCCCCCGGCCCGAAGCTTCAGCTTCAAACCATGCTGAGACTGGCAAGCATTGACAGCAGCAAAGCCCAAAGAATAGAGAAAGTGGGGGAACCAGCACAGGAAGGCTCAATACCATTGGCAATATGGCTATTGCCCCCAGGGTGGATTACATCACTCAAtgtcttttttaacttttcatagc from the Vicugna pacos chromosome 11, VicPac4, whole genome shotgun sequence genome contains:
- the SLC25A28 gene encoding mitoferrin-2 encodes the protein MELEGRGAGGVAGGPAAGPGRSPGESALLDGWLQRGVGRGASGGEAGACRPPVRQDPDSGPDYEALPAGATVTTHMVAGAVAGILEHCVMYPIDCVKTRMQSLQPDPAARYRNVLEALWRIIRTEGLWRPMRGLNVTATGAGPAHALYFACYEKLKKTLSDVIHPGGNSHIANGAAGCVATLLHDAAMNPAEVVKQRMQMYNSPYHRVTDCVRAVWQNEGAGAFYRSYTTQLTMNVPFQAIHFMTYEFLQEHFNPQRRYNPSSHVLSGACAGAVAAAATTPLDVCKTLLNTQESLALNSNVTGHITGMASAFRTVYQVGGVTAYFRGVQARVIYQIPSTAIAWSVYEFFKYLITKRQEEWRAGK